A single Kryptolebias marmoratus isolate JLee-2015 linkage group LG16, ASM164957v2, whole genome shotgun sequence DNA region contains:
- the ddc gene encoding aromatic-L-amino-acid decarboxylase, producing MDAAEFRCRGKEMVDYIADYLEKIEEQSVYPDVEPGYLHHLIPTEAPLEPEGFGEIMQDVEKVIMPGITHWHSPRFFAYFPTGSSYPALLADMLCSGIGCIGFSWAASPACTELETVMLDWLGKMLQLPECFLAGTHGRGGGVIQSTASEATLVSLLAARCKAVRWVQAEDATRSEADILSKLVAYTSEQAHSSVERAALIGAVLMRKVPTDDNYAVREETLKKMVEEDKAAGLIPFYFCATLGTTPSCAFDCIPELGPLCNRENIWMHIDAAYAGSAFICPEFRPLLNGVEYADSFNFNPHKWLLINFDCSAMWVKERADIIGAFKMEPLYLKHENQESGLVTDYRHWQIPLGRRFRSLKMWFVFRMYGIKGMQAHIRKQVGLAKEFESLVRADKRFEICAEVVLGLVCFRLKGSNELNQNLLKKITKSREIHLVPCQLSGLFVLRFAICARKTESRHIQQAWRHITQLAFELLQEQPH from the exons ATGGATGCTGCAGAATTTCGATGCAGAGGCAAAGAGATGGTCGACTATATAGCCGACTATTTGGAAAAGATAGAAGAACAATCTGTTTACCCAGACGTGGAACCGGGATATCTCCATCACTTAATCCCCACCGAAGCCCCACTTGAGCCTGAGGGTTTTGGGGAAATAATGCAAGATGTGGAAAAAGTCATAATGCCAGGG aTCACCCACTGGCACAGCCCCAGATTTTTTGCTTACTTTCCTACAGGTTCGTCTTACCCTGCCCTGCTGGCTGATATGTTATGTTCTGGCATTGGCTGCATTGGATTTTCCTGG GCTGCCAGCCCAGCCTGCACCGAGCTGGAGACAGTGATGTTAGACTGGCTCGGAAAGATGCTGCAGCTGCCAGAGTGTTTTCTAGCCGGGACACATGGCCGCGGTGGAGGGGTCATTCAg AGCACAGCCAGCGAGGCGACCCTGGTGTCCCTGCTTGCTGCTCGCTGTAAAGCAGTCAGATGGGTCCAGGCTGAAGACGCCACAAGATCTGAGGCTGACATCCTCTCCAAACTGGTGGCATACACCTCTGAGCAG GCTCATTCCTCAGTGGAGCGTGCTGCTCTGATTGGAGCCGTATTGATGAGGAAGGTTCCCACAGACGACAACTATGCTGTCAGagaggaaacactgaagaagaTGGTGGAGGAAGACAAAGCAGCAGGACTCATCCCATTTTAC ttttgtGCCACTCTCGGCACCACTCCATCATGTGCATTTGATTGTATCCCTGAGCTGGGGCCCCTGT GTAATAGGGAAAATATCTGGATGCACATCGATGCAGCTTATGCTGGCAGTGCCTTTATCTGCCCTGAGTTCAGACCTTTATTAAACGGCGTTGAG tatgcAGATTCTTTCAACTTCAACCCACACAAATGGCTTTTAATCAACTTTGACTGCTCTGCAATGTG GGTGAAGGAGAGAGCAGACATCATTGGAGCCTTTAAAATGGAGCCGCTTTACctgaaacatgaaaaccagGAATCAG GGCTGGTTACAGATTACAGG CACTGGCAGATTCCACTGGGAAGAAGATTTCGCTCACTGAAGATGTGGTTCGTGTTTCGTATGTATGGGATCAAAGGCATGCAAGCTCATATACGAAAG CAAGTGGGTCTGGCCAAAGAGTTTGAGAGTCTGGTGCGAGCAGACAAGAGGTTTGAGATTTGTGCGGAGGTCGTTTTGGGACTGGTCTGCTTCAGGCTCAAG GGCTCCAATGAGCTCAACCAGAACTTGCTGAAAAAGATCACAAAGAGCAGAGAAATCCACCTGGTGCCCTGCCAGCTGTCCGGTCTTTTCGTCCTGCGCTTCGCCATCTGCGCTCGCAAAACGGAATCCCGTCACATTCAACAAGCATGGCGGCACATCACACAGCTTGCCTTTGAGCTCCTGCAGGAGCAGCCACACTGA